Proteins encoded by one window of Mycolicibacterium sp. ND9-15:
- a CDS encoding ATP-dependent helicase, whose protein sequence is MSAPHTDLTPSALTDPGARGVVRVIGGAGNGKSALLVQTAAARIAAGMDPESVLLLTGSARLGVRARAHITSTLLRAGVRAVVREPLVRTVHSYAFAVLRLAAQRNGDPPPRLITSAEQDGIIRELLAGDLEDGDSAATAWPQHLRPALSTVGFANELRDLLSRCTERGVDPLELQRIGRRAGRSEWLAAGQFAQAYEQIMLLRSAVGTAAPQATIPALGAAELVGAALEAFATDSELLAGELARVRLLLVDDAQQLDPQAARLVQLLAQGAELTVLAGDPNQAVFGYRGADPVLLRGDEPAIVLTESRRCAPVIAGAITEVARRLPGAGDGRVLTGRPGSAGTLGVRIAASPHAESAMIADALRRAHLVDGVPWSQMAVIVRSVPRLGAALARTLSAAGVPVHTSTSAAPLGEQPAVRALLTVLAATAQGLDAEQASALMTGPIGRVDPVSLRQLRRALRRADGSQPPREFAGLLVDALKCGVDGLPEHLARPVNRVRNVLAAAGRSVDDGADLRYTLWQAWHRCGLQRRWLAASERGGPSGAQADRDLDAVTALFDVAEQYVNRTAGATLRGLIDHVQGLRLPPRDEGSDLEAVAVLSAHAAMGRDWEFVVIAGLQEGLWPNTVPRGGVLATQQLVDVLDGVIAPGDRAVSTRAPLLAEERRLLIAAMGRARNRLLVTAVDSDNGDESMLPSAFCYELSALAGDSGTDVTAPVAAPRVLAPAALVGRLRAVVCAADGAVDDSARRCAATQLARLAAAGVPGADPAQWQSLTPLSSEEPLWSGDGHVVTLSPSTLQMLTDCPLRWLLERHGGADARDVRSAVGSLVHALVAGPERTESQMVNELEKVWPKLPFESHWYAGNELGRHRAMLATFAQWLAQTRGELTEAGTEIDIDGVIVGGPDGEPDVRVRGRVDRLERDSDGRLVVVDLKTGKSPVTKNDAQSHAQLAMYQLAIAEGLLGQGDSAGGGRLVYLGKTGAAGATERVQDALTPEKRSGWRDIVRQAATATQGPEFVARINDGCSHCPVRAMCPAHTTIGGGR, encoded by the coding sequence ATGTCTGCACCGCACACCGACCTCACGCCGAGCGCGCTCACCGATCCCGGCGCCCGCGGCGTGGTTCGGGTGATCGGCGGGGCGGGTAATGGTAAGAGCGCGCTGCTGGTCCAGACGGCGGCCGCGCGCATCGCCGCCGGGATGGACCCGGAATCGGTTCTGCTGCTGACCGGTTCGGCCCGGCTCGGTGTGCGGGCGCGCGCACACATCACCTCCACGCTGTTGCGGGCGGGTGTCCGCGCGGTGGTGCGCGAACCACTGGTGCGCACCGTGCACTCGTACGCGTTCGCGGTGTTGCGCTTGGCCGCGCAGCGCAACGGCGATCCGCCCCCCCGGTTGATCACCAGTGCCGAACAGGACGGCATCATCCGCGAACTGCTCGCCGGCGACCTCGAGGACGGCGACTCCGCGGCGACCGCGTGGCCGCAACACCTGCGGCCCGCGCTGAGCACCGTCGGCTTCGCCAACGAGTTGCGTGACCTGCTTTCTCGCTGCACCGAACGCGGAGTGGATCCCCTTGAGCTGCAACGAATCGGGCGGCGTGCGGGCCGGTCGGAGTGGCTGGCGGCCGGTCAGTTCGCCCAAGCCTATGAACAGATCATGCTGCTGCGCTCGGCGGTGGGAACGGCCGCACCGCAAGCCACCATCCCGGCGCTCGGCGCCGCCGAGCTGGTGGGCGCGGCGCTGGAGGCGTTCGCCACCGACTCCGAGCTACTGGCCGGCGAGCTGGCCCGCGTCAGACTGCTCCTCGTCGATGACGCGCAGCAACTGGACCCGCAGGCCGCGCGGTTGGTTCAACTGCTCGCGCAGGGTGCCGAACTCACCGTGCTCGCAGGCGATCCCAACCAGGCGGTATTCGGTTACCGCGGTGCCGACCCGGTGTTGCTGCGCGGTGACGAACCGGCGATCGTCCTGACCGAGTCGCGCCGCTGCGCACCGGTCATCGCCGGAGCCATCACCGAAGTCGCACGACGGTTGCCGGGTGCCGGCGACGGTCGCGTGCTGACCGGAAGACCCGGTTCGGCGGGCACGCTTGGCGTGCGCATCGCCGCCTCACCGCACGCCGAGTCGGCGATGATCGCCGATGCGCTGCGACGGGCCCACCTCGTCGACGGGGTCCCGTGGTCGCAGATGGCTGTCATCGTGCGCTCGGTCCCTCGCCTCGGCGCCGCGCTGGCCCGCACGCTGTCGGCCGCGGGCGTCCCGGTGCACACGTCGACGTCCGCGGCGCCGCTGGGGGAGCAGCCCGCGGTGCGGGCCCTGCTGACCGTGCTCGCGGCGACCGCGCAGGGTCTCGACGCCGAACAGGCGTCGGCATTGATGACCGGGCCGATCGGTCGCGTCGATCCGGTGTCGTTGCGCCAGTTACGGCGCGCGCTCCGGCGGGCCGACGGTTCCCAACCGCCACGCGAGTTCGCCGGGCTGCTGGTCGACGCACTGAAGTGTGGCGTCGACGGACTGCCCGAGCACCTGGCTCGGCCCGTGAATCGCGTGCGCAATGTGCTGGCCGCCGCCGGCCGCAGCGTCGACGACGGGGCCGACTTGCGCTACACCCTGTGGCAGGCCTGGCACCGCTGCGGCCTGCAACGGCGCTGGCTCGCGGCAAGCGAACGCGGCGGCCCATCGGGCGCGCAGGCCGATCGTGATCTCGACGCCGTCACCGCGCTGTTCGATGTCGCCGAGCAGTACGTCAACCGCACCGCGGGCGCCACCCTGCGCGGGCTCATCGACCATGTCCAGGGGCTGCGGCTGCCTCCCCGCGACGAGGGCAGCGACCTCGAGGCGGTCGCGGTGCTCAGCGCTCACGCCGCGATGGGCCGCGATTGGGAATTCGTCGTCATCGCCGGTCTGCAGGAAGGCCTCTGGCCCAACACCGTTCCTCGCGGCGGTGTGCTGGCCACCCAACAGCTCGTCGACGTGCTTGACGGCGTCATCGCACCCGGCGACCGCGCAGTGTCGACCAGGGCGCCGCTGTTGGCGGAGGAGCGCCGGTTGCTCATCGCCGCGATGGGCCGTGCCCGAAACCGCCTGCTGGTGACGGCCGTCGACAGCGACAACGGTGACGAGTCGATGCTCCCCTCGGCGTTCTGCTATGAGTTGAGCGCGCTGGCCGGCGACAGTGGTACGGACGTCACCGCCCCGGTCGCCGCACCCCGGGTGCTGGCGCCCGCCGCGTTGGTCGGGCGGTTGCGGGCAGTGGTGTGCGCAGCCGATGGTGCGGTCGATGATTCCGCCCGCCGCTGTGCAGCAACGCAGTTGGCGCGTCTGGCGGCTGCCGGTGTGCCGGGCGCCGACCCCGCGCAGTGGCAGTCGCTGACGCCGCTGTCCAGCGAGGAACCGCTGTGGAGCGGCGACGGCCACGTCGTGACGCTCTCGCCGTCGACGCTGCAGATGCTCACCGATTGCCCGCTGCGCTGGCTGCTGGAGCGTCACGGCGGCGCCGACGCTCGCGATGTGCGTTCCGCGGTCGGCTCGCTGGTGCACGCCCTTGTCGCCGGCCCGGAACGCACCGAAAGCCAGATGGTCAACGAGCTCGAAAAGGTCTGGCCCAAGCTGCCGTTCGAGTCGCACTGGTATGCCGGCAACGAACTCGGCCGCCACCGTGCGATGCTGGCGACGTTCGCGCAGTGGCTCGCACAGACCCGTGGCGAACTCACCGAGGCGGGCACCGAGATCGATATCGACGGCGTGATCGTCGGCGGCCCGGACGGCGAGCCGGACGTGCGAGTGCGTGGGCGCGTCGACCGCCTCGAGCGGGACAGTGATGGGCGGCTCGTGGTGGTCGACCTCAAGACCGGCAAGAGCCCGGTGACCAAGAACGACGCGCAGAGCCACGCCCAACTGGCGATGTATCAGCTTGCGATCGCCGAAGGCCTGCTCGGTCAGGGTGACTCGGCGGGTGGCGGTCGCCTGGTCTACCTCGGCAAGACCGGTGCCGCGGGTGCCACCGAGCGGGTCCAGGACGCGCTGACGCCCGAGAAACGCAGCGGATGGCGCGACATCGTGCGCCAGGCCGCGACAGCCACGCAGGGCCCCGAGTTCGTCGCGCGGATCAACGACGGGTGCAGTCACTGCCCGGTCCGCGCGATGTGCCCCGCACACACCACCATTGGAGGCGGACGATGA
- a CDS encoding alpha/beta fold hydrolase — protein MTELLHVHRYGPATRAQVLAIHGLTGHGQRWQTLAARHLPEHAIVAPDLIGHGRSSWAAPWTVESNVAALAELIEADGPVVVVGHSFGGAVALSLAAARPDLVSRVVLLDPAMGLDGDWMRRIADDMFASPDYTDRAEARAEKANGSWGEVEPAELDRDLDEHLIALPSGRVGWRISIPAMMSYWSELARPVPLPPTGTPTTLVRAARTTPPYATEEIVAALAQRLGADLTLLEWDCDHMVPHAKPAETAALIREQLES, from the coding sequence GTGACCGAACTACTGCATGTTCACCGGTACGGGCCGGCGACGCGGGCCCAGGTGTTGGCGATCCACGGCCTGACCGGCCACGGTCAGCGGTGGCAGACGCTGGCGGCACGGCACCTGCCCGAGCATGCCATCGTCGCACCGGATCTGATCGGGCATGGGCGGTCGTCATGGGCGGCGCCGTGGACGGTCGAGTCGAACGTCGCGGCACTGGCCGAGTTGATCGAAGCGGACGGACCCGTGGTGGTGGTCGGCCACTCCTTCGGCGGCGCGGTCGCGCTGAGTCTCGCTGCCGCCCGGCCGGATCTGGTGTCGCGGGTGGTGCTGCTGGACCCGGCGATGGGCCTGGACGGCGACTGGATGCGTCGGATCGCCGACGACATGTTCGCCTCGCCCGACTACACGGACCGCGCCGAGGCGCGCGCCGAGAAGGCGAACGGGTCGTGGGGTGAGGTCGAGCCGGCCGAACTGGATCGTGATCTCGACGAACACCTGATCGCACTGCCGTCCGGGCGGGTCGGCTGGCGGATCAGCATCCCGGCGATGATGTCGTATTGGAGCGAGCTGGCCCGTCCGGTTCCGTTGCCGCCCACTGGTACTCCCACGACCTTGGTGCGTGCCGCCCGCACGACACCGCCGTATGCGACCGAGGAAATCGTCGCGGCGCTGGCGCAGCGTCTCGGCGCGGATCTCACACTGTTGGAGTGGGACTGCGACCATATGGTGCCCCACGCCAAGCCCGCCGAAACGGCGGCGTTGATCCGCGAGCAACTCGAGTCCTAG
- a CDS encoding MGMT family protein: protein MAAITDEQVETVRALVAAIPPGRVSTYGDIAQAAGLSSPRIVGWIMRTDSSDLPWHRVITASGKPAAHLATRQLERLRAEGVLADDGRVRLSEVRHAF, encoded by the coding sequence ATGGCGGCGATCACCGACGAGCAGGTGGAAACCGTGCGCGCGCTGGTCGCCGCGATTCCTCCCGGCCGGGTGTCGACGTATGGCGACATCGCGCAAGCCGCAGGGCTTTCCAGTCCGCGCATCGTCGGTTGGATCATGCGCACCGATTCGTCGGACCTGCCGTGGCACCGGGTGATCACCGCCTCGGGCAAACCGGCCGCGCATCTGGCCACCCGACAACTGGAACGGCTGCGCGCCGAAGGGGTGCTGGCCGATGACGGCCGCGTCCGCCTCAGCGAGGTCCGTCACGCCTTCTAG
- a CDS encoding TIGR02569 family protein — protein sequence MTVERPPDHVLAAFGLTGVAPVPLGPGWEGGWRCGEVVVSMVADHARAAWSAKVRETLFVDGVRLARPVRSTDGRYVVAGWRADTFVAGTPEPRHDEVVSAAVRLHEATAKLERPRFLTQPPVAPWADVDVFIAADRAAWEERPLHSLPPGATVSPGSADGERSIELLNQLAGLRRPTKSPSQLVHGDLYGTVLFSGTAAPGITDIIPYWRPASWAAGVVVVDALAWGEADDGLIERWSPLPEWPQMLLRALMFRIAVHALHPRSTAAAFPGLARTAALVRLVL from the coding sequence GTGACTGTCGAACGGCCACCGGATCATGTGCTGGCCGCATTCGGTCTGACGGGTGTCGCACCGGTTCCGCTCGGGCCGGGTTGGGAAGGCGGCTGGCGTTGCGGCGAAGTCGTGGTGTCGATGGTCGCCGACCATGCCCGCGCCGCTTGGTCGGCCAAGGTGCGGGAGACGTTGTTCGTCGACGGGGTGCGGCTCGCGCGGCCGGTGCGCTCCACCGACGGACGGTATGTGGTGGCTGGGTGGCGCGCGGATACTTTCGTCGCCGGGACCCCGGAACCCCGCCATGACGAGGTGGTTTCGGCCGCAGTGCGGCTACACGAGGCGACGGCCAAACTCGAACGCCCGAGGTTCTTGACGCAGCCGCCGGTGGCGCCGTGGGCCGACGTCGACGTGTTCATCGCCGCCGACCGCGCCGCGTGGGAGGAACGCCCGCTGCATTCGTTGCCGCCCGGCGCCACGGTTTCCCCCGGCTCCGCCGATGGGGAGCGGTCGATCGAGTTGCTCAATCAACTTGCCGGCTTGCGCAGGCCGACGAAGAGCCCCAGCCAGTTGGTGCACGGCGACCTCTACGGCACGGTGCTCTTCTCCGGCACCGCCGCACCCGGTATCACCGACATCATCCCGTACTGGCGGCCCGCCTCGTGGGCGGCCGGTGTCGTCGTCGTCGACGCGCTGGCCTGGGGCGAGGCTGACGACGGGCTCATCGAACGTTGGAGTCCGTTACCCGAATGGCCACAGATGTTGTTGCGCGCGTTGATGTTCCGCATCGCCGTACATGCGCTTCACCCGCGGTCGACGGCGGCTGCGTTTCCCGGTCTGGCGCGCACGGCGGCGCTGGTCCGCCTGGTGCTGTGA
- the moeZ gene encoding adenylyltransferase/sulfurtransferase MoeZ produces the protein MSTPLPPLVEPAAELTREEVARYSRHLIIPDFGLDGQKRLKNARVLVIGAGGLGSPTLLYLAAAGVGTIGIVEFDVVDESNLQRQIIHGVSDIGRAKAESARDSIRAVNPLVDVRLHQFRLEADNAVQLFAQYDLILDGTDNFATRYLVNDAAVLAHKPYVWGSIYRFEGQISVFWEDAPDAPDGEKRGLNYRDLYPEPPPPGMVPSCAEGGVLGILCSSVASVMGTEAIKLITGTGESLLGRLMVYDALDMTYRTIKIRKDPSTPKITELIDYEEFCGVVSDAATEAAADATITPTELKELLDSGKPLALIDVREQVEWDINRIEGAELIPKGAFESGEALAKLPVDRTPVFYCKTGVRSAEVLAIAKKAGFSDALHVQGGIVAWGRQLEPDMVMY, from the coding sequence GTGTCGACACCGTTGCCGCCGCTGGTGGAACCGGCGGCCGAACTCACCCGCGAGGAGGTGGCGCGTTACAGCCGTCACCTCATCATTCCGGACTTCGGTCTGGACGGGCAGAAGCGGCTGAAGAACGCCCGCGTGCTGGTGATCGGGGCGGGCGGACTCGGTTCACCGACGCTCTTGTACCTGGCCGCCGCCGGCGTCGGGACGATCGGGATTGTCGAGTTCGATGTGGTCGACGAGTCGAACCTGCAGCGCCAGATCATCCACGGCGTGTCCGACATCGGCCGCGCCAAGGCCGAGAGCGCCCGTGACTCGATTCGCGCCGTCAACCCGCTGGTTGATGTGCGGTTGCACCAGTTCCGGCTCGAGGCCGACAACGCGGTCCAGTTGTTCGCGCAGTACGACCTGATCCTGGACGGAACCGACAACTTCGCGACGCGCTACCTGGTCAACGACGCCGCAGTGCTGGCCCACAAGCCTTACGTGTGGGGGTCCATCTACCGGTTCGAGGGCCAGATCTCGGTGTTCTGGGAGGACGCCCCCGACGCGCCGGATGGTGAAAAGCGGGGCCTGAACTACCGGGATCTGTACCCGGAGCCGCCTCCGCCGGGAATGGTGCCGTCGTGCGCCGAGGGCGGGGTGCTCGGCATCCTGTGCTCCTCGGTTGCCTCGGTGATGGGCACCGAAGCCATCAAGCTGATCACCGGCACCGGGGAAAGCCTGCTGGGCCGTCTGATGGTCTACGACGCACTGGACATGACCTACCGCACCATCAAGATCCGCAAGGACCCCTCGACACCGAAGATCACCGAGCTCATCGACTACGAGGAGTTCTGCGGGGTGGTCTCCGACGCCGCCACCGAAGCCGCCGCCGACGCGACCATCACGCCGACGGAACTCAAGGAACTGTTGGACTCCGGAAAGCCGTTGGCGCTGATCGACGTCCGCGAACAGGTCGAGTGGGACATCAACCGCATCGAGGGCGCCGAGCTCATTCCGAAGGGCGCGTTCGAGTCGGGTGAGGCGCTGGCCAAGCTGCCCGTCGACCGGACGCCGGTGTTCTACTGCAAGACCGGTGTGCGCTCGGCGGAGGTCTTGGCCATCGCCAAGAAGGCGGGCTTCTCCGACGCGCTGCATGTGCAGGGCGGCATCGTCGCATGGGGCAGGCAACTCGAGCCCGACATGGTCATGTACTAA